The nucleotide window CGTCCGCGAACCACAGCTTCGACGGCTCCGCGGTCGGGTCGTCGACCTGCCAGCCCTCCTCGTCGAACCACCCCTCCTTCTGCTCCATCTCGGCCTGGTAGCTCTGAGCCCGGGGCGCACCCTGTCGGAAGATCACCATCGCCGGCAGCCGCGGGACGCGGTGCTTCGCCGGGTCGTGCCCGAACTGGCCGGCCCGCGGGGTCGGACCGGGCACCGGCTGCCCCTGGGCGTCCTTAATCTGCGGGGGCAAAAGCAGCAGCGAGTAGCTGAACCAGGCCCGGGCCGCTTTAAATGCGGTGAAGTACCCGCCCGCGGTGGACAGCTCGGTCTTGGTCTCCATCTTGGGGTGCGCTTCGTTCGACTCGGTGAACTGGTCCGGCAGGGCAGGGAACTGCTTGTCCTTGTCGGCCAGCTCGTTCTTGTACTCGCGCGTGCCGTCCACCCGGTACACCACCCGGTACCGCGACGGCACCTCGTAGTTGGTTTCCAGGAACTGCACCACCTCCTGCGGAGTAGCGCGGCGCAGCTTCTCGGCGGCCTTTTTGTCGGTGTACCGCTGGTCCTCGCCGCGGAGCCGCCGCACGAGGTGCGGGTAGTCCTGGCAGAACGACTCGAACACGTCGTACCGGAACTTCTTGGTCTCGGGGTCCACGAACCGCCGCGGGTCGCGCTGCTCGGGCGGGATGCAGCTCAGGTCGAACAGGCACCGCAGCACCTCCACCTGGTCCGACACGCCGAACTTGTTCTGGTAGTAGAAGGCGATCTGGTACCGCATGTCCGGGGACCGCCGGTTCTGCCGCTCCCCCTTGGCCAGCAGCTCGATCCCGCGGGCGATGTAGAAGTACATGTCGCCGGACCCGTGCATCTCGACCGACACGTTGTACGCGATGTTCCAGCTCTGGAAGATCCAGGGCGTGATGAAGTTGGGCTGCAGCTTGGTGACCGCCTGCACCCGCTGCTCGAACTCGTGGAAGTCGTTCCGCCGCTGCTTGTCGATGGCCGACAGCCACAGCCCGGTGACCACGAACCCGCGGCTCCCGGTGAGGGTGAGCCGCAGCGCGCTGCCGACGACCTCGGCCTCGCTCTCCTCGGGGTTCAGCTCCCACACCTCCAGGCGCTGGGCCTGGCTCTCGATGGTGTGGGTGCCGGCCCACCGGAACGGGGCCGCGGCGCTGGCGGTGCTGAGCCGCAGCGGGAGCGGGATCACCCCGCGCCAGTACAGGCTGACCGTGAACAGCACGAGGATCGCGCCGAGGTAGCTCGCCTTGCGGATCGTCGCGGCTCGTTGCAGGGGGTTCATTCGCCACCAGAGGACAGAGGACAGCGATGAGAAGGTCGCGGCCAGACGACAGAGATCAGGCAACAAAATGCAGCGGTCAGGGCAAGAACAAACAGGGCCGGCGCCAAAGAACCGCACCGGCCTCTGTTCTCAGTCCTCTGCCTTCTGACCGCGACTACGCGGCCACCTCGCGGTTCCGCATTAAATAGTACGCGAGTACGGCCCAGGGCAGCAGGTAGCCGGCGGTGACCACCAGGTTCACCACGAGGTACTCGGCGTTGATGTTGAAGCCCTCCGCCACGAAGTGGCCCCAACTGAAGGACTCCACGTCCGGGATCAGGTTCTGGAACCGGCGGAAGAACCACGCCGCGATCTTGTCGCCGAACATCAGCGCCCGCGTCCCGGCCGAGTCGGTCACCTGCGCGGTGGACTGCTCCGCCTTCACGATCTGCGAGAGGCTCTGGAACGGGCCGCCGATGTTCCGCCCCGTCGCCAGGTCGGTCAGGTGGTCGGTGAACAGCCCGATGATGTAGATGCCAGCGGACAGCAGGAACGCCAGGATGCCGCTGAGGTACGTGCTGGCCGCGACCGCCACGCCGATGAACATGCACAGCCGGCACCAGAGCCCGATCATGCTCTTGAAGAAGTTCACCTCGTAGCGCAGCTCGTTGCGGAGCAGGTACAGGTCCGGCTCGGCCATCCCGAGCAACTGGCCGGGGCTCTCGCACTTGACGTAGATCGCGAGCCGCGGCAGCGTCTGCCCCCGCTCGTCCTTGCCCGGAGTGCCCTGGTTGGCGCTGCGGAACAGCCCGGCCGGCACCTCAATGCCCATGACCGTGTAGTCCAGCACCCGCTTGCCCCGGAGTTCGAAGAACCCGAACTCCTCGGCGAGCGCGCTGACGGCCTTCCACGCCGGGGTCCCGGGCCGCGGGTCGGACACGTTCGCCGGCTCCGTCGTAACCAGCCCGTCCGCTTCGGTCACCTTGACGCCGTTCGCCTTGAGCTTCTCGGCCAGGCTCTTCATGCGCTGGGCCAGCCGCAGCTCGGCGCGCTCCTGGTCCGTCTTGGGTTCGCCGCCCTTGAGGCGGGCCGCGAGCCGCGCGTCGATCAGCGCCCCGGTGAGCAACCGTTGGACCGCGGCGGCGTAGTCGGCGCCCTGGTCGGCGTCCACCCACCGCCACTCGGCCCCCTCCTGCTTGGAGGGCTGGCGCTGGGGCGCGTTGTGGGTGGCGATGGTGAAGTTCGTCAGCACCCCCGCGTCCTGCTCGCCCTTGGTCATCCGGTACACGTCGAAGGTGAACTCGAGCGGCACGCGGTCCCCTTCGGGGCGCTCCAGGTCGGTCGGCACGGTGGCGAACTTCCAGATGCCGCGCTGGGGGGAGTCCGGGTGCCCGGCGATGTACCGCCGGTAGTCGAACTCGCGGCCCACGTTGGTGCCCTCGAAGTCCTTCTTCTCCTGCCGGTCCTGGGCCAGCATGCTCTTGAACTCGAGCTTCCCGCGGTGCGGCACCCGGGCCTTGTACGTCTCCGCGCGGGCCTGCGGGGACACCGACGTGTTGGCGATCAGCGCCACGCTAATGCCGGTGAGCCCGAGCAGCACCAGGGTCATCAGCGACACGTACCCGATGAACCGCCCGAGCACGATCTCGAACCGCTCCACCGGCTTCGAGACAATGGTGAAGATGTTCAGGCTCTTGATGTCGTCCGGGATGCCCAGGGCGGCCAGCAGCACGCCCGGCACCAGGCACAGGATGCTGAGGACGAACGTGATCGTGCCGGTGGTGTTCCGCAGCTCGTCGCTCGGCTTGCTCGGGAAGAACCACTGCCACGGGAACAGGGCCGGGAGCAGGATGATGAGGAACACCCACAACACCCGCTTGCGGATCACCTCTTTGAAGCTCAGCTTGGCGATGGCCCACACCGGCCCTTCGGCCTCGAACAGCATGAGTACGGCGAGCGCCGCCAGCGCCACCCCGGCGCCGACCGCCAGCAGCCACGCCCAGATGGCGGTCAGTTGCGGCGCCCCAATGGCGAACAGCACGGCGCCGACCGCGAGGTACGCCGCGACCGCACCGCCCACGGCGATCAAGAGGCGCCGGCTCATCAGCCCGGTCGTGTACGTGCCGAGAGCGTGACCGAACCGCTTGGCCCCGGACGAGTTGAACGACACGTTGCGGCGCAGGATCTTGTACAGGTCTCGCACGAACGGCTCGCACAGCCCGAGCAGCGAGAACAGGCCGCCGATCATGAGGGCGATGGCCTGCGCCTGACCGTGCCAGACGGGCAACTCGGGCTTGGGCGACTCGCCCGGCGGGGGAGGGGGGGGCACCGGCACTTCCCCCTTCTTAAAGATGATGAGCGCCAAGTAGATCGCGTAGCTCACCAGCGCCAGGGCCGCCATGCCGAGCATCCAGGTGGACACCGGGACGCGGAGCCGCTCGGACTCGGACTTGTCGGTGGGGGTCGCGAGGGCGTACAGCAGGTACACGGCCAGCCCGACGGCCGCGAACCCGCCGGCGTCCTGGAGCCACGCCTGTACGAGGCCTTGGAGTTCGGCGTACCCCCACGGGTCGCCCCGGTCCAGTTGCAGAATGCCGAACAGCGGCGCCGTCATCGAGTCACCCTTGAGTCCGGGATGAGAACCCCGGCGATTCCCGATACGCGAACCCTGAACCGTTAGATCCGCACGGGCGGCGTGCCGCCCGAACGCCCCGAGCCCGACGGGGTTCTTGTTACATCACGTCGCTTCGGACCCGCTGCTCCGACCGCGGGCCGAGAACCCGGCGGCTCACGCCTTCGGCGGCACCGCGGTGTTCTGCATCGCCTCTTCGGGCGGCAGGTACCGGCGGCCCGGCCGCGCCCGCGACTCCTCGATCACCCGCAGGAACAGCTCTTCCAGGGTGCTGGCGGGGTGTCCGAGCGTCTCGAGCGTGCCGCCGTACTTCTTGAACAGCGCCGCCAGTTCGGCCTTCAGCTCGGGGGTCTCCTTGACGCTGCTGGCCCGCACCTCGAGCCGCGCGGCGTCCTCGACGAGAGTCGACACCTTGCCGAGCGTCTGGAGGTCCCCGTTGTAAAGGATCGCGATTCGCCCGCACACGTCCTGCACGTCCTCCAGCCGGTGCGAGCACATCAGGATGGTTTTGCCCTTCGCCTTCAGATCGAGGATCAGGTCCTTCATCCACCGGGTGCCGAGCGGGTCGAGGCCCGAGGTCGGCTCGTCGAGGATGATGAGGTCCGGGTCGTTGATGAGCGCCTGGGCCAGCCCGATGCGCTGGCGCATGCCCTTCGAGTATTCCTTCAGGATGCGCTTCTTGTCCGCAGACAGCCCCACCCGGTCGATCAGCTCGGCCGCCCGGCGCTTGCGGGTGTCGGGGTCGATGTTGAACAGCCGGCCGTAGAAGTCGAGCGTCTCTTCCGCGTTGAGGAACCGGTACAGATACGACTCTTCCGGCAGGTACCCGATGCGCTCGTTCTTCTCGACCTTCGCGGCCGGCTCGCCGAACACGAACGCGTCCCCGGAGGTCGGGAACAGCAGCCCGAGCAGCAGCTTGATGGTGGTGGTTTTGCCGGACCCGTTCGGCCCGAGCAGCCCGAAGATCTCGCCTTTGTAGATCTTCAGGTCGAGCGCGTTGAGCGCGGTCTTCTTCTTGCGGCCCCAGAAGTCGCGGTACACCTTGGTGAGGTTGCGGGTCTCAACGACAACGTCTTCGGCCATTTCCAAGCACTCCGGGCGCCGCACGAGCCGATTTAGGGGGTGTACCCAGTTGTTACGTACCGGCCCGCGGGCCGGTTCGCCGATATGCTAGGAACCCGCCCCGGGGTGCGGCGAGGCGCGTCCCGCAGTGTCCCGCAAGCGTTTGCGCCCAAGAGCCGCTTGCGCGACCGCAAAAACGTCCCCGAGCCGGAACGACCCGCAGCACCGGACCTGCTCGACCGGCCGGCACCCGCATTCCGCGCCTCTCCGCGCCAACCTGTCGCTCGCCCCCAACGCCGGTTCATCGGCGCCGGTTATGACCGTAGGCGCTGAGCCTGCGCGAGCGATACAAAAGAGGACGAACGTGTCGGCGAATCCCGGAGGGTGGCAGATGAAGCGGTACGGAGTCGGCGCGGTCCTCTTCGGGTTCGCCCTGTCGCTCGCCGGCTGCGGGCCGGAAAAGGTGCTGCCGACCGACCTCCTGAAGCCCGGCAGCGGCCCGGTTCCGTCGCCGGTGCCCACGAAGTCTGATCCCGAGGCCCTGGCGGTTATCGACCAGGCCGTGAAGGCGTTCACCGGCGGAAAGCCGGACCTGCTCGCGAAAGGCAAATACTGCCGGGTCGCGATGAAGGGGCTGATGTACTCGGTGGACAGCTCTAATCAATCGGACGCGGTGCGAACGTACGCCGCCGCGTGGCCGGACCGGCTCCACGTCACCAACGACAGTGAATCGTTCGGAAGTAAGCGGGCGGTCGCTTCCTGGCTCCGCCGCCCGGAGTTCGTGATCACCAGCAACGGAACCGAGGTGCGCCCGCCGAACCCGGCCGAGGTCGAGCAGAACCTCGCCAGCGATCTGGTCGGGCAATTGTGGATGGCGTTCCTGCTCCCGGCCACCGATCCAAAAGCGGTCGTGTTCGACCCGCAGACCATCAGCCTCGACAGCCGCGAACTCAAGCTGGTGAAGCTCTCGCTCGGCGAGTACCCGGTGTACCAACTCTTCTTCGACACGAAATCGAACGCGCTGGTGCGGGTCGAGTACACCATCACCGCAACCGGCGTCCCGCGGCGCACGACGATGATCTTTGCGGAGCACAAGCCGGGACCGGACGGGTTACTCCTGCCGTACCGCCTGGAGTGCCTCCACAATAAGTCGGTCGTCGAGAAGTGGACGGTCGAGAAGTGGGAGTTCCCGGAGACGATCAAGGACGACGAGTTCATGCCGAAGAAGAAGTAAGCAAGAAGAGATTGGCCACAAAAACGCACAAACGGGAACCAGAAACGAAGACGAATGAGAGCAGAAGAGGATTAGCCGCAAAAAAGCACAAAGGGCACAAAAGAAAACCAAAGACGAAGACAATAGAGGAGCGTTTTAAACTCACTATTCTGTCTTCGTCTTTGGTTTCTTTTTGTGCCCTTTGTGCTTTTTTGCGGCTAACATCCTGCCTTCAGTCTCTTCGTCTTTGGCTTCTTTTTGTGCCCTTTGTGCGTTTTTGTGGCCAATCCTCTTCTTGCTTGCTTCTATGGCGGATAGCCCTGAACCGGCGGCGGTTTGCCGTTGTTCTGTGGCTCGAGCCACGTCGGACCACTGAACGGGCGGGCCGACGACGCCGGCGGCCAGTCCGGGCGGTAGCTCGGCGTCCCGGGCAGCTCCTTCAACCCGCCGCTGCCGCGGAGCGCGCCGCCGACCCCGATCAGTTCCGGGCGGCGGGCCACCTTGTCCGCGAACACCTCCAGGTCGCGGGTGATCTTCTCCGAGCGCGCCAGGATGCGGGCCAGCGAGCCCGCGGCCAGGTCGAGGTTCTGGTACACCGTGGGGTCGCTGATGAGCTTCTGAACTGTGCCGTTCTCCTTGCCGAACGCGTTCACGATTCCGCGGATCTCCGCGATCAGTTTACCGAGCTGCTCGGCGGATTCCGCGACCCCCTTCACGAGCCCCTCCGAGCGTGCCGCGAGCGGTCGGGTCACCGCCCGCACGTCCGCCACCACCTGCCCCACTTCTGTAACTCGGTCGTCGATGTTCTTGACCGTCTTTTCAGCGCTGTCCAGTAAGGTGCCGAGCGCGCCGGCGAACTTGACCACGTTCAGCGCCACCGAGTTGAGGTTCTTGAGCAGTTCCGCGAACTGTTTGCGGTTCTCCGGCGACAGCACGTCGTTCACGTTATCGAACGCCGTCCGCGCCCCCTTCACCGCGGCCGCCACCTCGGGCTCCAGGCGCTTGACGGCGGCACGAACGTCGTCCACCGCCGGCTTGATGGTGCGGAGCGCGTCCTGGGCGTCGCGGAAGAGGGTCTTCAGGTTCGGTTCTTCGGGCACGAGCGGGGGTTGGGTCGAGACGAACCCGACGGGCAGCTCCGCGCCGATCGGAGCCGCCCCCGGCGCGGGCGGTCCCTTGGGGGGAACCGGACCGTCGGGGCCGAGAATGTTCTGAATCTTGGCGTTGGTTTTGCGCAGCTCGGGGATGAACGCGCGGACGTCCTTGAAC belongs to Gemmata obscuriglobus and includes:
- a CDS encoding ABC transporter permease, with the translated sequence MTAPLFGILQLDRGDPWGYAELQGLVQAWLQDAGGFAAVGLAVYLLYALATPTDKSESERLRVPVSTWMLGMAALALVSYAIYLALIIFKKGEVPVPPPPPPGESPKPELPVWHGQAQAIALMIGGLFSLLGLCEPFVRDLYKILRRNVSFNSSGAKRFGHALGTYTTGLMSRRLLIAVGGAVAAYLAVGAVLFAIGAPQLTAIWAWLLAVGAGVALAALAVLMLFEAEGPVWAIAKLSFKEVIRKRVLWVFLIILLPALFPWQWFFPSKPSDELRNTTGTITFVLSILCLVPGVLLAALGIPDDIKSLNIFTIVSKPVERFEIVLGRFIGYVSLMTLVLLGLTGISVALIANTSVSPQARAETYKARVPHRGKLEFKSMLAQDRQEKKDFEGTNVGREFDYRRYIAGHPDSPQRGIWKFATVPTDLERPEGDRVPLEFTFDVYRMTKGEQDAGVLTNFTIATHNAPQRQPSKQEGAEWRWVDADQGADYAAAVQRLLTGALIDARLAARLKGGEPKTDQERAELRLAQRMKSLAEKLKANGVKVTEADGLVTTEPANVSDPRPGTPAWKAVSALAEEFGFFELRGKRVLDYTVMGIEVPAGLFRSANQGTPGKDERGQTLPRLAIYVKCESPGQLLGMAEPDLYLLRNELRYEVNFFKSMIGLWCRLCMFIGVAVAASTYLSGILAFLLSAGIYIIGLFTDHLTDLATGRNIGGPFQSLSQIVKAEQSTAQVTDSAGTRALMFGDKIAAWFFRRFQNLIPDVESFSWGHFVAEGFNINAEYLVVNLVVTAGYLLPWAVLAYYLMRNREVAA
- a CDS encoding ABC transporter ATP-binding protein encodes the protein MAEDVVVETRNLTKVYRDFWGRKKKTALNALDLKIYKGEIFGLLGPNGSGKTTTIKLLLGLLFPTSGDAFVFGEPAAKVEKNERIGYLPEESYLYRFLNAEETLDFYGRLFNIDPDTRKRRAAELIDRVGLSADKKRILKEYSKGMRQRIGLAQALINDPDLIILDEPTSGLDPLGTRWMKDLILDLKAKGKTILMCSHRLEDVQDVCGRIAILYNGDLQTLGKVSTLVEDAARLEVRASSVKETPELKAELAALFKKYGGTLETLGHPASTLEELFLRVIEESRARPGRRYLPPEEAMQNTAVPPKA
- a CDS encoding MlaD family protein is translated as MAERALRMRLGLFMGASLLALAGLVVLFGGTPRVFSSDVKYSVLFSEAPGLGPGTPIRKSGVRIGQVTGVELDPESGQVRVRIELDRKYLPRKSEEAHITRGLLSGDTAVDFLPKLGPDSQPVPRGEDWPPGSEIPGVTPITPRSLVAPASNALQNAQQSLERMTKAFEKLERLSEVGPRIEATADEATALFKDVRAFIPELRKTNAKIQNILGPDGPVPPKGPPAPGAAPIGAELPVGFVSTQPPLVPEEPNLKTLFRDAQDALRTIKPAVDDVRAAVKRLEPEVAAAVKGARTAFDNVNDVLSPENRKQFAELLKNLNSVALNVVKFAGALGTLLDSAEKTVKNIDDRVTEVGQVVADVRAVTRPLAARSEGLVKGVAESAEQLGKLIAEIRGIVNAFGKENGTVQKLISDPTVYQNLDLAAGSLARILARSEKITRDLEVFADKVARRPELIGVGGALRGSGGLKELPGTPSYRPDWPPASSARPFSGPTWLEPQNNGKPPPVQGYPP